In Myxococcus stipitatus, the following are encoded in one genomic region:
- a CDS encoding mannose-1-phosphate guanylyltransferase gives MALYPVIMAGGSGTRFWPLSRQARPKQFLPLASKQPLITDTAARLKGLSTVKNTFIVCGPLHAKAAAKLVKGLPKGNLLVEPVARNTAPAIALAALHVAARDPEGVMVVLPSDHHVADVPGFKRTLAEAARIAEGGHIVTLGIQPNRPETGYGYIQVGGALEGGGRAVKAFKEKPDVETARGYVSSGEFLWNGGIFVFRADVILAAFAQHMPEMKKGLEALRKTVGKRTYAAALKKVFPKLPSISIDYGVMEKASNIAVLPGDFGWSDVGSFAAIPEVRPADANGNVISGDLAVVVDCKGCVVLADKRPLSVVGLTDVVVVDSGDAVLVVPREKSQDVRKVVEALKARKLQKYL, from the coding sequence ATGGCCCTCTACCCCGTCATCATGGCTGGTGGTTCCGGCACCCGTTTCTGGCCCCTGTCCCGTCAGGCGCGCCCCAAGCAGTTCCTGCCGTTGGCCTCGAAGCAGCCGCTCATCACCGACACCGCCGCGCGTCTCAAGGGCCTGTCGACGGTGAAGAACACCTTCATCGTGTGCGGGCCGCTGCACGCGAAGGCGGCGGCGAAGCTGGTGAAGGGGCTGCCCAAGGGGAACCTGCTGGTGGAGCCGGTGGCGCGCAACACCGCGCCCGCCATCGCGCTGGCGGCCCTCCACGTCGCCGCGAGGGACCCCGAAGGTGTCATGGTGGTGCTGCCCTCGGACCACCACGTCGCGGACGTGCCCGGCTTCAAGCGCACGCTGGCGGAGGCCGCGCGCATCGCGGAGGGCGGGCACATCGTCACGCTGGGCATCCAGCCCAACCGCCCCGAGACGGGCTACGGCTACATCCAGGTGGGCGGCGCGCTCGAGGGCGGCGGCCGGGCGGTGAAGGCGTTCAAGGAGAAGCCCGACGTGGAGACGGCGCGGGGCTACGTGTCCTCCGGTGAGTTCCTGTGGAACGGCGGCATCTTCGTGTTCCGCGCGGACGTCATCCTGGCCGCCTTCGCGCAGCACATGCCGGAGATGAAGAAGGGCCTGGAGGCGCTGCGCAAGACGGTGGGCAAGCGCACCTACGCGGCGGCGCTGAAGAAGGTGTTCCCCAAGCTGCCCTCCATCTCCATCGACTATGGCGTCATGGAGAAGGCGTCCAACATCGCGGTGCTGCCAGGGGACTTCGGCTGGTCGGACGTGGGCTCGTTCGCGGCGATTCCCGAGGTGCGCCCCGCGGACGCGAACGGCAACGTCATCTCCGGCGACCTGGCGGTGGTGGTGGACTGCAAGGGCTGCGTGGTGCTCGCGGACAAGCGCCCGTTGTCGGTGGTGGGACTGACGGACGTGGTGGTGGTGGACTCCGGGGACGCGGTGCTGGTGGTGCCGCGTGAGAAGAGCCAGGACGTGCGCAAGGTCGTCGAGGCGCTCAAGGCGAGGAAGCTCCAGAAGTACCTGTAG
- a CDS encoding GDSL-type esterase/lipase family protein, whose translation MPPSTGPSHLPPSRQDRPPVRSPDVGAATDGESFDPPPKSQSHAALLDFLKARTTGLTLTLTVALALGLSLAPIPESWRPLPSLQQGPLGSKLLALVVPASFRGGRPAPLPEADAASPDTPKSPAPPEEDPAEDAGPEVAVNPTTPPPAAPGIGLEELSAPTLARAVELEALRERMSAQHVDIEPNCRKARADGTCEEDGLAPFLRALGELRSDTRRTPVRVVHLGDSLVASDYITDVVRDRLQERFGSGGKGFLFITRPASAGRWTRSGKGSDGWEIARLVDTKWPRDRVGWTGVAFTSASGSQSTKYDVEGSRVAELFFLAQPASGSVQLSVDGRPLQRVQTRGFSKTKSEAAFARVSLPEGAKTLTLTTSGRVELHGVTLETGTPGVIYDTVGLLGGMAEVYLRAQPAAFRAQLRQRKPSMVVLMVGGNEAFFYSRERTTLDEVRAQMKELVSRVRTNVPDAACLVMSPIDAGVRTMGGELVPRRGSKEVSDIFREEARLGGCAFWDAYSAMGGEGAALRWLEAGLMLEDLVHPRAKGSDLLGHLFDLALQRSFAKTHAPLVPVLDASGLQGADTALLKTFDRLRRRESGEALRVGIAQLGASHTASHYFTDAVRGVLTQRFGDAGRGFIAAGKASPRLENARVARELVGEWKVEDALESPPGGLWGLTGIRAVGSPGAKLRIEFCKDCPEAKSLSGRLDLYAMDVPDTAAPEIRVDGEAMPPDAPLPEPLAAPTVRIRSFPVMGASHQVEVEAPRGSGVTVLGAALEYDRPGVVMDALGLPGATAFTLRNMDAGAVDSQLASRRPDLLVFWYGTNEAGLADLDAAGLTADYTALITRLRKATGNAECLVMGPTDRLQQDANARWTEAPALASVLGVLPKVAQDAGCAYWSPRAAMGGERAMLRWQRSRPVLGHADGVHLTPEGYERLAASFARDFLAAYEKNKKGVPTAARMGGN comes from the coding sequence ATGCCGCCCTCCACCGGGCCGTCGCACCTCCCACCCTCCCGCCAGGACAGGCCGCCCGTCCGCTCCCCAGACGTTGGAGCAGCCACGGACGGCGAGAGTTTTGACCCGCCCCCGAAAAGCCAGTCTCATGCCGCGCTGTTGGACTTCCTCAAGGCCAGAACCACCGGGCTGACGCTCACCCTCACCGTCGCACTGGCGCTGGGGCTTTCACTCGCCCCGATTCCGGAGTCGTGGCGCCCACTTCCCAGCCTTCAGCAGGGTCCGTTGGGCTCCAAGCTCCTGGCGCTGGTGGTCCCCGCGTCCTTCCGGGGAGGCCGCCCCGCGCCCCTCCCCGAGGCTGACGCGGCCTCGCCCGACACGCCCAAGTCCCCCGCCCCTCCCGAAGAGGACCCGGCCGAGGACGCGGGCCCCGAGGTGGCCGTAAACCCCACCACGCCGCCCCCCGCCGCGCCGGGCATCGGACTGGAGGAGCTCAGCGCGCCCACGCTGGCGCGTGCCGTGGAGCTGGAGGCCCTGCGCGAGCGGATGAGCGCGCAGCACGTGGACATCGAGCCCAACTGCCGCAAGGCCCGGGCGGACGGCACGTGTGAGGAGGATGGCCTGGCGCCCTTCCTGCGCGCGCTGGGAGAGCTGCGCTCGGACACGCGGCGCACGCCCGTGCGTGTGGTGCACCTGGGCGACTCGCTCGTGGCCTCGGACTACATCACGGACGTGGTGAGAGACAGGCTCCAGGAGCGCTTCGGCTCCGGAGGCAAGGGCTTCCTCTTCATCACCCGCCCCGCGAGCGCGGGCCGGTGGACGCGCTCCGGAAAGGGCTCGGACGGCTGGGAAATCGCGCGGCTGGTGGACACCAAGTGGCCCCGCGACAGGGTCGGCTGGACGGGTGTGGCCTTCACCTCGGCCAGCGGTTCGCAGAGCACGAAGTACGACGTGGAGGGCTCGCGGGTGGCGGAGCTGTTCTTCCTGGCCCAGCCCGCCAGCGGCTCCGTGCAGCTCTCCGTGGATGGGCGGCCATTGCAGCGCGTGCAGACGCGAGGCTTCTCCAAGACGAAGTCGGAGGCGGCCTTCGCGCGAGTCTCCCTCCCCGAGGGCGCCAAGACGCTGACGCTCACCACGTCCGGCCGCGTGGAGCTGCACGGCGTGACGCTGGAGACGGGCACCCCGGGCGTCATCTACGACACGGTGGGCCTGTTGGGCGGCATGGCGGAGGTGTACCTGCGCGCCCAGCCCGCGGCCTTCCGCGCGCAGCTGCGGCAGCGCAAGCCCTCCATGGTGGTGCTGATGGTGGGCGGCAACGAGGCCTTCTTCTACTCGCGTGAGCGCACGACGCTGGACGAGGTGCGCGCGCAGATGAAGGAGCTGGTGTCGCGCGTGCGCACCAACGTGCCGGACGCGGCGTGCCTGGTCATGTCCCCCATCGACGCGGGCGTGCGCACCATGGGCGGCGAGCTGGTGCCGCGCCGTGGCTCCAAGGAGGTCTCCGACATCTTCCGCGAGGAGGCGCGCCTGGGAGGCTGCGCGTTCTGGGACGCGTACAGCGCCATGGGGGGCGAGGGCGCGGCGCTGCGGTGGCTGGAGGCCGGGTTGATGCTGGAGGACCTGGTCCATCCGCGCGCGAAGGGCTCCGACCTGTTGGGCCACCTCTTCGACCTGGCGCTCCAGCGCAGCTTCGCGAAGACCCATGCGCCGCTCGTGCCGGTGCTGGATGCGTCCGGACTCCAGGGCGCGGACACGGCGCTCTTGAAGACCTTCGACCGGCTGCGCCGCCGCGAGTCGGGTGAGGCCTTGCGCGTGGGCATCGCCCAGCTCGGCGCGTCGCATACGGCGTCGCACTACTTCACGGACGCGGTGCGAGGCGTGCTGACCCAGCGCTTCGGCGACGCGGGCCGGGGCTTCATCGCCGCGGGCAAGGCGTCGCCTCGACTGGAGAACGCGCGCGTGGCCCGCGAGCTGGTGGGCGAATGGAAGGTGGAGGACGCGCTGGAGTCGCCGCCGGGTGGACTGTGGGGCCTGACGGGCATCCGCGCCGTGGGCTCGCCGGGCGCGAAGCTGCGCATCGAGTTCTGCAAGGACTGCCCGGAGGCAAAGTCCCTCTCGGGACGCCTGGACCTCTACGCGATGGATGTGCCGGACACGGCCGCGCCCGAAATCCGCGTCGACGGTGAGGCCATGCCTCCGGACGCGCCGCTCCCCGAGCCCCTCGCCGCGCCCACCGTGCGCATCCGCTCCTTCCCCGTCATGGGGGCCTCGCACCAGGTGGAGGTGGAAGCACCTCGGGGCAGCGGCGTGACGGTGCTCGGCGCCGCGCTCGAGTACGACCGGCCCGGCGTGGTGATGGATGCGCTGGGGCTCCCGGGCGCGACAGCGTTCACGCTGCGGAATATGGACGCGGGCGCGGTGGATTCACAGCTCGCCTCGCGGCGGCCGGACCTGTTGGTGTTCTGGTACGGCACGAACGAAGCGGGCCTCGCGGACCTGGACGCGGCGGGGCTGACGGCCGACTACACGGCGCTCATCACCCGGCTGCGCAAGGCCACGGGCAACGCCGAGTGCCTGGTGATGGGCCCCACGGACCGGCTGCAGCAGGACGCGAACGCGCGCTGGACGGAGGCGCCCGCGCTGGCTTCCGTGTTGGGTGTGCTGCCCAAGGTGGCGCAAGACGCGGGCTGCGCGTACTGGTCTCCGCGCGCGGCCATGGGCGGTGAGCGGGCCATGTTGCGTTGGCAGCGCTCGCGCCCGGTGCTGGGCCACGCGGACGGCGTCCACCTGACGCCGGAGGGCTACGAGCGGCTGGCGGCGAGCTTCGCGCGGGACTTCCTGGCCGCCTACGAGAAGAACAAGAAGGGTGTCCCCACCGCCGCGCGCATGGGGGGGAACTGA
- a CDS encoding protein kinase domain-containing protein, which translates to MACGRCAVEHPAGTSCPEVPSLEGQHHGPLVLRGALGVGALGTVYPAVHGPSGHLFAVKVLHPRLAAQPVVRAAFLEEARRLCGLRHRHVARVLDARPGPLGLPCWLMEYVGGEAFSRLPSPLAPGEAVGLLAQVLEALEAAHARGVVHGGLSAESLRFTWDSHGERRVKVLGFGARAVLSASLTPRERACGMVVGEPAFLAPEQWAGRAVDARTDVYALGVVGYLLVTGRLPFGFGRVGGMSPVRPEVLDAKVPSGLSAALLRALAEEPGERFENAREFREALLEGRAAARTRTLRGGVSIFGDVVPDDGATPMHAALRDVAQGATERFVTASRSRETRSEVREGMLPREETGDGLKPRETPACVRTDATSRRMEPVREALEVAPVSVSPDTAAPRMEVPSGLRVRLGLAPDAEFVSVRVGDVTVEGFFAAWAGPLPPLAAQLPVELSLGTRQVVCDCDVVRHVTSDEARTWGGASGLYVQFAGESARELLAHALGVGLTQDARDAEPVPDSELAWLLARSAGVEKDPYALLGALPHEDFEQVRRRAFSTLRHLSQFRQRALPVGQRQALEALVRRVDAARRALGEPSSRAGLDAARGNLAGVVRCLDAGLSHAHAESLRQTFLAARPLAETRARALFTQGHALEARQSWDAALAHYAEALVLDPLNVSWLRHYQSLRGRARPSVAVSAAAP; encoded by the coding sequence ATGGCATGCGGGCGCTGCGCGGTGGAGCATCCGGCGGGCACGAGTTGTCCCGAGGTCCCGTCGCTGGAAGGGCAGCATCATGGGCCGCTGGTGCTGCGCGGCGCCTTGGGGGTGGGGGCGCTCGGCACGGTGTATCCGGCGGTGCACGGCCCTTCGGGTCATCTCTTCGCGGTGAAGGTGCTGCATCCGCGTCTGGCGGCGCAGCCGGTGGTGAGGGCCGCGTTCCTCGAGGAGGCGCGGCGGCTCTGCGGCTTGCGGCATCGCCATGTGGCGCGGGTGTTGGACGCGCGCCCCGGGCCGCTGGGGTTGCCGTGCTGGTTGATGGAGTACGTCGGGGGCGAGGCCTTCTCGCGGTTGCCGTCGCCCTTGGCGCCGGGCGAGGCCGTCGGGTTGTTGGCGCAGGTGTTGGAGGCGCTGGAGGCCGCGCATGCACGAGGGGTGGTGCATGGGGGCTTGTCGGCGGAGAGCCTGCGGTTCACTTGGGACTCGCATGGGGAGCGGCGGGTGAAGGTGCTCGGCTTTGGTGCGCGGGCGGTGTTGTCCGCGAGCCTCACGCCGAGGGAGCGCGCGTGCGGGATGGTGGTGGGCGAGCCCGCGTTCCTCGCGCCCGAGCAGTGGGCGGGGCGCGCGGTGGATGCGCGCACGGATGTGTATGCGCTGGGCGTGGTGGGGTACCTGCTCGTGACGGGGCGGTTGCCGTTCGGGTTCGGGCGCGTCGGAGGGATGTCGCCAGTGCGGCCGGAGGTGCTGGACGCGAAGGTGCCGTCGGGGCTCTCGGCCGCGCTGCTGCGCGCGCTGGCGGAGGAGCCGGGGGAGCGGTTCGAGAACGCGCGCGAGTTCCGTGAGGCGTTGCTGGAGGGGAGGGCGGCGGCGCGGACGCGCACGTTGAGGGGCGGCGTCTCCATCTTTGGCGATGTGGTGCCCGACGATGGGGCGACGCCGATGCACGCGGCGCTGCGTGATGTGGCGCAGGGGGCGACGGAGCGCTTCGTCACCGCATCACGCTCAAGGGAAACGCGCAGCGAGGTGCGGGAAGGGATGCTTCCCCGGGAGGAGACCGGGGACGGCCTCAAGCCGCGCGAGACGCCAGCATGCGTGCGCACCGATGCAACCTCGCGACGGATGGAGCCAGTCCGGGAGGCCTTGGAAGTGGCCCCCGTCAGCGTGAGTCCCGACACCGCGGCGCCACGGATGGAGGTCCCCTCGGGACTGCGCGTTCGTCTCGGCCTCGCTCCGGATGCGGAGTTTGTCTCCGTGCGAGTGGGCGACGTGACGGTGGAGGGCTTCTTCGCCGCGTGGGCGGGGCCGTTACCGCCGCTCGCCGCGCAGCTCCCCGTGGAGCTGTCGCTGGGCACGCGGCAAGTGGTGTGTGATTGCGACGTCGTCCGTCATGTCACGAGCGATGAAGCGCGGACCTGGGGTGGTGCCTCGGGCCTCTACGTCCAGTTCGCCGGTGAATCGGCGCGAGAGCTCCTGGCCCACGCGCTGGGCGTGGGCCTCACGCAAGACGCGCGGGACGCGGAGCCCGTCCCCGACTCGGAGCTGGCGTGGTTGCTCGCGCGCTCGGCCGGCGTGGAGAAGGACCCTTACGCCTTGCTCGGCGCCTTGCCTCATGAGGACTTCGAGCAGGTGCGCCGCCGCGCCTTCTCCACCCTGCGCCACTTGAGTCAGTTCCGTCAGCGCGCCCTGCCCGTGGGTCAGCGTCAAGCGCTGGAAGCCCTGGTGCGCCGCGTGGACGCCGCTCGCCGCGCGCTGGGTGAACCCTCGTCACGCGCGGGCCTCGATGCCGCGCGGGGCAACCTCGCGGGGGTCGTCCGCTGCCTCGACGCGGGCCTGTCACACGCACACGCCGAGTCCCTCCGCCAGACCTTCCTCGCCGCCCGCCCCCTCGCGGAGACCCGGGCACGGGCGCTCTTCACCCAGGGACATGCGCTGGAAGCCAGACAGTCCTGGGATGCCGCGCTGGCGCACTACGCCGAGGCGCTCGTGCTGGACCCGCTCAACGTCTCCTGGCTGAGGCACTACCAGTCGCTGAGAGGCCGGGCCCGTCCCTCGGTGGCCGTGTCCGCCGCCGCTCCCTGA
- a CDS encoding MBOAT family O-acyltransferase, with protein sequence MLSHSLQYVVFVIAVFALYWAVHRHFWPRMLVLLVASVYFYAAFTPFPLLIFLVGVTVDHLLVKGMGRSQSPGVRKLLVTLSIVSNLGLLAGFKYLELLRKTALELVPAAWGLHIRETPFDLILPVGLSFFVFQAISYTVDVYRGKASPEHSFIEHLLYMLFFPRVVNGPIIRASELLERFRDVPTLTPEDGGRAMFRIAVGLVKKLVIADVLGSGIVDPVFAAPEKYASAECIVAAVAYTFELYYDFSGYSDIALGVAALFGFKFPENFNRPYLAKNLGEFWNRWHMSLSTWLRDYLYRPLGGNRVSKPRVLFNLMTVMVLGGLWHGADWRFAVWGGVHGAALGLTRCWEWMVGKPQKPGVPRLAVGMLVTFTIVVLTRVVFRAKNMTEAGEFYARMMEGVPGIANVSPLVWGMLAAAVFFHVVPMKLYTTASELFVRMPVPVRAVALILLGLGIRHLSAVETRPYVYLQF encoded by the coding sequence GTGCTCTCACACAGCCTCCAGTACGTCGTGTTCGTCATCGCGGTGTTCGCGCTCTACTGGGCGGTGCACCGGCACTTCTGGCCGCGCATGCTGGTGCTGCTCGTGGCCAGCGTGTACTTCTACGCGGCCTTCACGCCCTTCCCGCTGCTCATCTTCCTGGTCGGCGTCACGGTGGACCACCTGCTCGTCAAGGGGATGGGGCGCTCGCAATCTCCGGGCGTGCGCAAGCTGCTCGTCACGTTGTCCATCGTGTCGAACCTGGGGCTGCTCGCGGGGTTCAAGTACCTGGAGCTCCTGCGCAAGACGGCGCTGGAGTTGGTGCCCGCGGCGTGGGGCCTGCACATCCGCGAGACGCCGTTCGACCTGATTCTGCCAGTGGGCCTGTCGTTCTTCGTGTTCCAGGCCATCAGCTACACGGTGGACGTGTACCGGGGGAAGGCGAGCCCGGAGCACTCGTTCATCGAGCACCTGCTGTACATGCTGTTCTTCCCGCGCGTGGTGAACGGGCCCATCATCCGCGCGTCGGAGCTGCTGGAGCGCTTCCGCGACGTGCCCACGCTGACGCCGGAGGACGGCGGACGGGCGATGTTCCGCATCGCGGTGGGCCTGGTGAAGAAGCTGGTCATCGCGGACGTGCTGGGCAGCGGCATCGTGGACCCGGTGTTCGCCGCGCCGGAGAAGTACGCGTCCGCCGAGTGCATCGTCGCGGCCGTGGCCTACACCTTCGAGCTCTACTACGACTTCTCGGGCTACTCGGACATCGCGTTGGGCGTGGCGGCGCTGTTCGGCTTCAAGTTCCCGGAGAACTTCAACCGGCCGTACCTGGCGAAGAACCTGGGTGAGTTCTGGAACCGGTGGCACATGAGCCTGTCCACCTGGCTGCGGGACTACCTGTACCGCCCGCTGGGCGGCAACCGCGTGTCCAAGCCCCGAGTGCTCTTCAACCTGATGACGGTGATGGTGCTGGGCGGCCTGTGGCACGGGGCGGACTGGCGCTTCGCGGTGTGGGGCGGCGTGCACGGGGCGGCGCTGGGGCTGACGCGCTGCTGGGAGTGGATGGTGGGCAAGCCGCAGAAGCCCGGTGTCCCGCGCCTGGCGGTGGGGATGCTGGTGACGTTCACCATCGTCGTGCTGACGCGCGTGGTGTTCCGCGCGAAGAACATGACGGAGGCCGGCGAGTTCTACGCGCGGATGATGGAGGGCGTGCCGGGCATCGCCAACGTGAGCCCGCTGGTGTGGGGCATGCTAGCCGCGGCGGTGTTCTTCCACGTGGTGCCGATGAAGCTCTACACGACGGCGTCGGAGCTGTTCGTCCGGATGCCGGTGCCAGTGCGAGCCGTCGCGCTCATCCTCCTGGGACTGGGCATCCGCCACCTGTCCGCGGTGGAGACGCGGCCCTACGTGTACCTCCAGTTCTAG
- a CDS encoding undecaprenyl-diphosphate phosphatase: MSLLEAIVLGLVQGLTEFLPISSTAHLRIAPELFGWQDPGAAYSAVIQLGTVAAVLIYFRKDIVSLLGAFFRGLAKKEPFGTMESRLAWFVLVGTLPIGLCGLAFKKAIETQFRSLYIISASLIILAIILFVVEKRASHKRTLADMTWRDGIIIGLWQALAVIPGSSRSGTTLTGGLSLGLKREDAARYSFLLSIPATTLAGLFELKHLLEATERPSALSLWVGTLVAFGSGMAAIAWLLNYLRSRTTLVFIVYRIALGVLLLVLLQVGVLKPLSGVESPSAPPAAGAQKMEKQVTD, translated from the coding sequence ATGAGCCTCCTTGAAGCCATTGTCCTGGGACTGGTCCAGGGTCTCACCGAGTTCCTCCCCATCAGCTCCACCGCCCACCTGCGCATCGCGCCGGAGTTGTTTGGTTGGCAGGACCCGGGGGCCGCGTACTCGGCGGTCATCCAGCTGGGCACGGTGGCCGCGGTGCTCATCTACTTCCGCAAGGACATCGTCTCCCTGCTGGGGGCCTTCTTCCGGGGGCTGGCGAAGAAGGAGCCCTTCGGCACGATGGAGTCGCGGCTGGCGTGGTTCGTGTTGGTGGGCACGCTGCCCATCGGCCTGTGCGGCCTGGCCTTCAAGAAGGCCATCGAGACGCAGTTCCGCTCGCTCTACATCATCTCCGCCAGCCTCATCATCCTGGCCATCATCCTCTTCGTGGTGGAGAAGCGCGCCTCGCACAAGCGGACGCTCGCGGACATGACGTGGCGGGACGGCATCATCATCGGGTTGTGGCAGGCGCTGGCGGTCATCCCGGGCTCGTCGCGCTCGGGCACCACGCTCACCGGTGGCCTGTCGCTGGGGCTCAAGCGCGAGGACGCGGCGCGCTACTCGTTCCTCTTGTCCATCCCCGCCACCACGCTCGCGGGCCTCTTCGAACTCAAGCACCTGCTGGAGGCCACCGAGCGCCCCAGCGCCCTGTCGCTCTGGGTGGGCACGCTGGTGGCCTTCGGTTCGGGCATGGCGGCCATCGCGTGGCTGTTGAACTATCTGCGCTCGCGCACGACGCTGGTGTTCATCGTCTACCGCATCGCGCTGGGCGTGCTGCTCCTCGTGCTGCTCCAGGTGGGAGTGCTCAAGCCCTTGTCGGGCGTGGAGAGCCCGAGCGCGCCGCCGGCCGCGGGGGCGCAGAAGATGGAGAAGCAGGTCACGGACTAG
- a CDS encoding YchJ family protein → MPPAPVCPCCSGLRYRECCAPFHRGEAEAPDAERLMRSRYSAFAMREPAYLWKTLHPRHPDRARPEDVVVRELRVFAQGHQFPKLVVMDREAPDAQGTAQVLFFAKVFEKGKERSFVERSDFQHDGVGWRYLSGDTLALRELTVPPETLTIATFPK, encoded by the coding sequence ATGCCCCCTGCCCCTGTGTGCCCCTGCTGCTCCGGACTGCGCTATCGCGAGTGCTGCGCGCCCTTCCACCGAGGCGAAGCGGAAGCGCCCGATGCCGAACGGCTGATGCGCAGCCGCTACAGCGCGTTCGCGATGCGAGAGCCCGCCTACCTGTGGAAGACGTTGCATCCACGCCACCCGGACCGCGCCCGGCCGGAGGACGTCGTGGTGCGCGAGCTGCGCGTGTTCGCCCAGGGACACCAGTTCCCCAAGCTGGTGGTGATGGACCGCGAGGCGCCGGACGCCCAGGGCACCGCGCAGGTCCTCTTCTTCGCGAAGGTGTTCGAGAAGGGCAAGGAGCGCTCCTTCGTCGAACGCTCCGACTTCCAGCACGACGGCGTCGGCTGGAGATACCTCTCCGGCGATACGCTCGCGCTGCGTGAGCTGACGGTGCCGCCGGAGACGCTGACCATCGCCACCTTCCCGAAGTGA
- a CDS encoding penicillin-binding transpeptidase domain-containing protein codes for MTRHLRSTLLVLLTLTTTGAFAASPKPSAPAHPGCFLLMDLETGNVTRNDAKKCAKRLPPASTFKVPHALIALETGVVTSVDQVHTWDGTKHRIAMWNQDQTLDTAMRRSAVWVFQGTARKIGRERMEDWLGRFHYGNHDASGDITLFWLDGPLRISPDEQLDFMARMYRGQLPVRPEVLEAVKGTLIHGPDTVASVRDGINLGGPWKDGAVLSAKTGWYPSKDGDVTWLVGHIASPQGRHVFVSAVKSPAGKAPSANPALASAIDALKANGLL; via the coding sequence ATGACCCGCCATCTCCGTAGCACCCTGCTCGTACTCCTCACGCTGACGACGACGGGTGCGTTCGCGGCTTCGCCCAAGCCCTCCGCTCCCGCGCATCCTGGCTGCTTCCTGCTGATGGACCTGGAGACGGGCAACGTCACCCGCAACGACGCGAAGAAGTGCGCGAAGCGGCTGCCTCCCGCGTCCACCTTCAAGGTGCCTCACGCGCTCATCGCGCTGGAGACTGGCGTCGTCACGAGCGTCGACCAGGTGCACACCTGGGACGGCACGAAGCACCGCATCGCGATGTGGAACCAGGACCAGACGCTGGACACGGCCATGCGCCGCTCCGCGGTCTGGGTCTTCCAGGGGACCGCGCGCAAGATTGGCCGCGAGCGCATGGAGGACTGGCTCGGGCGTTTCCACTACGGCAACCACGACGCCTCGGGCGACATCACGCTCTTCTGGCTGGACGGCCCGCTGCGCATCTCCCCGGACGAGCAGCTCGACTTCATGGCTCGCATGTACCGGGGCCAACTCCCCGTCCGCCCCGAGGTCCTGGAGGCGGTGAAGGGCACCCTCATCCATGGCCCCGACACCGTGGCGAGCGTGCGTGACGGCATCAACCTGGGAGGCCCCTGGAAGGACGGCGCGGTGCTGAGCGCCAAGACGGGCTGGTATCCGAGCAAGGACGGGGACGTCACCTGGCTGGTGGGCCACATCGCCTCGCCCCAGGGACGCCACGTCTTCGTCAGCGCCGTGAAGTCACCCGCGGGCAAGGCGCCGTCCGCCAATCCCGCGCTCGCCTCCGCCATCGACGCGCTCAAGGCGAACGGACTGCTCTGA
- a CDS encoding CoA pyrophosphatase has translation MSVEALFQGVQSRLVSRPSRDVNLPGLVLREAAVLVPLFERDGVPHMVFTRRPATLRTHANQYSFPGGGRDAEDLTPLHTALRETEEELGIDRRGVRVLGMLDEVPTISQYRVRPFVGVIPGDGQYTPSVEEVAFVLEVPLARLMDPAILRVERKEVLGAERDLYFYTYGEHVIWGATARILRDFLAQVEQVPGLQSLLTPPR, from the coding sequence TTGAGCGTGGAGGCGCTGTTCCAGGGGGTGCAGTCACGGCTCGTGTCGCGTCCGTCTCGCGACGTGAATCTGCCGGGGCTCGTGTTGCGCGAGGCCGCGGTGCTGGTGCCGTTGTTCGAGCGCGACGGCGTGCCGCACATGGTGTTCACCCGCCGCCCGGCCACGCTTCGCACCCACGCCAACCAGTACAGCTTCCCTGGCGGTGGCCGCGACGCGGAGGACCTCACGCCGCTGCACACCGCGCTGCGCGAGACGGAGGAGGAGCTGGGCATCGACCGGCGCGGCGTGCGCGTGTTGGGCATGTTGGATGAGGTGCCCACCATCTCCCAGTACCGCGTGCGTCCCTTCGTGGGCGTGATTCCAGGCGACGGCCAGTACACCCCCAGCGTCGAGGAGGTGGCCTTCGTCCTGGAGGTCCCCCTGGCGCGGCTGATGGACCCGGCCATCCTTCGCGTCGAGCGCAAGGAGGTCTTGGGCGCCGAGCGGGACTTGTACTTCTACACCTACGGCGAGCACGTCATCTGGGGCGCCACCGCGCGCATCCTCCGCGACTTCCTGGCGCAGGTGGAGCAGGTGCCCGGGTTGCAGTCCCTGCTCACGCCTCCGCGCTAG